One stretch of Cellulomonas wangsupingiae DNA includes these proteins:
- a CDS encoding DUF6457 domain-containing protein, whose product MDALQDWTGRVAPLLGVDPEVVAATGDDVLDMVRDVAHGVVRPAAPLTAYLVGLAAGRAAAQGADTVAAVREALTRVDALLSERGPQEG is encoded by the coding sequence ATGGACGCGCTGCAGGACTGGACCGGCAGGGTCGCGCCGCTGCTCGGGGTGGACCCCGAGGTGGTCGCCGCGACGGGGGACGACGTGCTCGACATGGTGCGCGACGTCGCGCACGGGGTCGTGCGCCCGGCGGCGCCGCTGACCGCCTACCTGGTGGGCCTGGCGGCCGGTCGCGCCGCCGCGCAGGGCGCCGACACGGTCGCCGCGGTGCGCGAGGCGCTGACGCGCGTCGACGCGCTGCTCAGCGAGCGGGGTCCGCAGGAGGGCTGA
- the mobA gene encoding molybdenum cofactor guanylyltransferase yields the protein MTCAPLVVVLAGGTARRLGGVDKTALDVGGVPVLRRLLDDVGPLPVVVVGEPRDVGRDVLWTREDPPGGGPFAGVAAGVTTGLAAHPGTQVVVVLAGDQPFAGTAVTPLCDALRGAPDAGAALATGPDGRPQPLLAAYRVAALRERLAGSPHDRPARDLLVGLRTRHVVVSAAVALDVDDLDDLAEARQLAGLVSPPADPAR from the coding sequence GTGACCTGCGCACCGCTCGTGGTGGTCCTCGCCGGCGGCACGGCGCGTCGGCTGGGCGGCGTCGACAAGACCGCGCTCGACGTGGGCGGGGTCCCCGTGCTGCGACGGCTGCTCGACGACGTGGGACCGCTGCCCGTGGTCGTCGTAGGCGAGCCGCGCGACGTGGGCCGTGACGTGCTGTGGACCCGCGAGGACCCACCCGGCGGTGGCCCGTTCGCCGGCGTCGCCGCCGGTGTCACCACGGGACTGGCCGCGCACCCGGGCACGCAGGTCGTCGTCGTGCTCGCCGGGGACCAGCCGTTCGCCGGGACCGCCGTGACACCGCTGTGCGATGCGCTGCGCGGGGCGCCCGACGCGGGGGCCGCCCTCGCGACCGGGCCCGACGGCCGTCCCCAGCCCTTGCTCGCGGCGTACCGCGTCGCCGCCCTGCGGGAGCGGCTCGCCGGGAGCCCGCACGACCGCCCGGCTCGCGACCTGCTCGTCGGCCTGCGCACGCGCCACGTCGTGGTGTCCGCTGCGGTGGCGCTCGACGTGGACGACCTCGACGACCTGGCCGAGGCCAGGCAGCTCGCGGGCCTGGTCAGCCCTCCTGCGGACCCCGCTCGCTGA
- a CDS encoding ATP-binding cassette domain-containing protein, protein MTLDAHVRVDRGPVVLDAALHVRAGRVLAVMGPNGSGKSTLVETLAGLLALTGGHVRLGDDVLADAAEGRHVPPRDRQLGVVLQDGLLFGHLSARENVAFGPRARGVRAAAARAAADALLTELGLAPHARTRADRLSGGQAQRVAVARALAARPRALLLDEPFGALDAATRVRVRDVVRRAVRSGLPAVLVTHDLRDALDLADELLVLEDGREVQRGAPADVAAAPRSAYVERVAASVP, encoded by the coding sequence ATGACGCTCGACGCGCACGTCCGGGTGGACCGCGGCCCGGTCGTCCTCGACGCGGCGCTGCACGTGCGCGCGGGACGGGTGCTGGCCGTCATGGGGCCGAACGGCAGCGGCAAGTCGACCCTCGTGGAGACGCTCGCCGGCCTGCTCGCGCTCACCGGGGGCCACGTCCGCCTGGGTGACGACGTGCTGGCGGACGCGGCGGAGGGCCGCCACGTGCCACCGCGGGACCGGCAGCTCGGCGTCGTGCTGCAGGACGGCCTGCTGTTCGGGCACCTCTCGGCGCGGGAGAACGTCGCGTTCGGGCCACGGGCGCGCGGCGTCCGTGCCGCCGCGGCGCGTGCCGCCGCCGACGCCCTGCTGACCGAGCTCGGGCTGGCACCGCACGCCCGGACGCGTGCCGACCGGCTCTCCGGCGGCCAGGCCCAGCGGGTCGCCGTCGCGCGCGCCCTGGCGGCACGACCCCGCGCCCTGCTGCTGGACGAGCCGTTCGGTGCGCTCGACGCCGCGACGCGGGTGCGCGTGCGCGACGTCGTGCGGCGCGCCGTACGGTCCGGGCTCCCCGCGGTGCTCGTGACCCACGACCTGCGCGACGCGCTGGACCTCGCCGACGAGCTGCTGGTCCTCGAGGACGGGCGCGAGGTGCAGCGCGGCGCGCCCGCGGACGTGGCCGCCGCCCCGCGCTCGGCCTACGTCGAGCGGGTCGCGGCGTCCGTCCCGTGA
- a CDS encoding ABC transporter permease, whose product MRSPTARTAPPTRTPLATGWGTRVLVVLAAGGVAVLVLPLVALLAATPWRDLPALVADPAVLQALRLSLLTAGSATLVALVLGVPLAWLLARDDLRGAWLLRALVTVPLVLPPVVGGVALLLLLGRRGLLGSSLDAWFGLTVPFTSVAVVLAQVFVALPFLVLSVEGALRGADRRRALVAQTLGASPAYVLRRVTLPAVAPGVAAGAALCFTRALGEFGATVTFAGSFPGTTRTMPLAVYLAMDSAPEQAVAMSVLLLGLSVAVLVVMRGRWVGGLPGARPPRSGQDAR is encoded by the coding sequence GTGAGGTCGCCGACGGCTCGCACGGCCCCGCCGACGCGGACCCCGCTCGCGACCGGCTGGGGCACCCGGGTGCTCGTCGTCCTCGCGGCCGGGGGCGTGGCCGTGCTCGTGCTGCCCCTGGTGGCGCTCCTGGCGGCGACCCCCTGGCGGGACCTGCCCGCGCTCGTCGCCGACCCCGCGGTGCTGCAGGCGCTGCGGCTCTCGCTGCTCACGGCGGGCAGCGCGACGCTCGTGGCCCTGGTGCTCGGCGTGCCGCTCGCGTGGCTGCTCGCCCGCGACGACCTGCGCGGTGCGTGGCTGCTCCGGGCGCTGGTCACCGTCCCGCTCGTGCTCCCGCCCGTCGTCGGCGGCGTCGCGCTGCTGCTGCTCCTGGGCCGGCGCGGTCTGCTGGGCTCCTCGCTGGACGCCTGGTTCGGCCTGACCGTGCCCTTCACGTCGGTCGCCGTCGTCCTGGCCCAGGTCTTCGTGGCGCTGCCGTTCCTCGTGCTGTCCGTCGAGGGGGCGCTGCGCGGGGCGGACCGGCGCCGTGCGCTGGTCGCCCAGACGCTCGGCGCCTCCCCGGCCTACGTCCTGCGGCGCGTGACGCTCCCGGCCGTCGCACCGGGCGTCGCCGCCGGGGCCGCCCTGTGCTTCACGCGGGCGCTCGGGGAGTTCGGCGCCACGGTGACGTTCGCGGGCAGCTTCCCCGGGACCACCCGCACGATGCCGCTCGCGGTCTACCTCGCCATGGACAGCGCACCGGAGCAGGCCGTCGCCATGTCGGTGCTGCTGCTCGGGCTGTCGGTCGCCGTGCTCGTGGTGATGCGCGGGCGCTGGGTCGGCGGGCTGCCAGGCGCCCGTCCCCCGCGGAGCGGGCAGGACGCCCGATGA
- the modA gene encoding molybdate ABC transporter substrate-binding protein has protein sequence MRDRRRRAGVPALAAALLLCGCATATPPPTAGAASDGPPALDDALVVLAAASLTEVVTQAADQLEAAHPGLTVRTSFAGSSALAGQVVAGAPVDVLVTASRATMTRATDVVGGEPVVVATNRLQLAVPAGNPGGVTSVADLADPDLTVALCAPEVPCGDVTADVLQLAGVVAAPDTLEQDVRAVLTRLVLDEADAGLVYRTDVRAAAGAVEGVDLPAHAQGTTDYPALVLPEAPHPRAAAAFVALLQGDAGRQALTDAGFGVP, from the coding sequence GTGAGGGACCGCCGGCGCCGTGCCGGCGTGCCGGCCCTGGCGGCCGCGCTCCTCCTGTGCGGGTGCGCGACGGCGACGCCGCCCCCCACGGCCGGGGCGGCGTCCGACGGTCCGCCCGCGCTCGACGACGCACTCGTCGTGCTCGCGGCCGCCTCCCTCACCGAGGTCGTCACGCAGGCCGCGGACCAGCTCGAGGCCGCGCACCCGGGACTGACCGTGCGGACGAGCTTCGCCGGCAGCTCCGCGCTGGCCGGACAGGTCGTCGCGGGCGCACCCGTCGACGTCCTCGTCACGGCGAGCCGGGCCACCATGACCCGCGCGACCGACGTCGTGGGCGGTGAGCCCGTCGTCGTCGCGACGAACCGGCTGCAGCTCGCGGTACCGGCGGGCAACCCCGGCGGCGTGACGTCCGTCGCGGACCTGGCCGACCCGGACCTCACGGTGGCCCTGTGCGCGCCGGAGGTGCCCTGCGGCGACGTGACCGCCGACGTGCTGCAGCTCGCCGGCGTCGTCGCGGCGCCCGACACCCTGGAGCAGGACGTCCGTGCCGTGCTGACGCGCCTCGTGCTCGACGAGGCCGACGCCGGGCTCGTGTACCGCACCGACGTCCGGGCGGCCGCCGGCGCCGTCGAGGGCGTCGACCTGCCCGCGCACGCCCAGGGCACGACCGACTACCCCGCGCTCGTCCTCCCCGAGGCGCCGCACCCGCGGGCGGCAGCCGCGTTCGTCGCCCTGCTGCAGGGCGACGCCGGACGGCAGGCGTTGACCGACGCCGGGTTCGGGGTCCCGTGA
- a CDS encoding TOBE domain-containing protein, translating into MPTYRVTEAATLLGVSDDTVRRWIDSGRLTSVRGAAGHHEIDGVTLAALAQELGSGPAPGSSHRSTRNRLRGIVTRVVRDTVMAQVEIQAGPYRVVSLISREAADELGLEPGVVAVASVKATDVAVEHVERP; encoded by the coding sequence GTGCCGACCTACCGGGTGACCGAGGCCGCGACGCTCCTGGGCGTCAGCGACGACACCGTGCGCCGCTGGATCGACTCCGGCCGTCTCACCTCGGTGCGGGGCGCCGCCGGCCACCACGAGATCGACGGCGTGACCCTCGCCGCGCTCGCGCAGGAGCTCGGCTCGGGGCCCGCGCCGGGCAGCAGCCACCGGTCGACCCGCAACCGGCTGCGCGGCATCGTGACGCGCGTCGTGCGGGACACCGTCATGGCGCAGGTCGAGATCCAGGCCGGTCCGTACCGCGTCGTGTCGCTCATCAGCCGCGAGGCCGCCGACGAGCTCGGCCTCGAGCCGGGGGTCGTCGCCGTCGCGTCGGTGAAGGCGACCGACGTGGCCGTCGAGCACGTGGAACGACCGTGA
- a CDS encoding molybdenum cofactor biosynthesis protein MoaE produces MTTDDSRLRAPARRVVAARVTSDPVDVDALARAVGDAAAGAVVTFAGVVRDHDHGRGVTGLEYVAHPDAGDVVARVVADVVARSPVDAVACVHRVGALAVGECALGVAVSAAHRQEAFAAAALLVDEIKAHLPVWKRQDLAAGGHEWVGSA; encoded by the coding sequence ATGACCACCGACGACTCGCGCCTGCGTGCCCCGGCCCGGCGTGTCGTGGCCGCGCGCGTCACGTCCGATCCCGTCGACGTCGACGCGCTCGCCCGGGCGGTGGGGGACGCCGCCGCCGGCGCGGTCGTGACGTTCGCGGGCGTCGTGCGCGACCACGACCACGGGCGCGGCGTCACGGGTCTGGAGTACGTCGCCCACCCCGACGCGGGCGACGTCGTCGCGCGCGTCGTCGCGGACGTCGTGGCCCGCAGCCCCGTCGACGCCGTCGCCTGCGTGCACCGCGTCGGCGCGCTCGCGGTGGGCGAGTGCGCCCTGGGCGTCGCGGTGTCCGCGGCGCACCGTCAGGAGGCGTTCGCCGCCGCCGCGCTGCTCGTGGACGAGATCAAGGCGCACCTGCCGGTGTGGAAGCGTCAGGACCTCGCCGCGGGCGGGCACGAGTGGGTGGGCAGCGCCTGA
- a CDS encoding MoaD/ThiS family protein, producing the protein MTTTDPDRTTPATTPARVVEVRYFAAAAEAAGCDAEQVDVPAGTTVGGLLDALVARHGPALRDVAARCALLVDGVLHRDRDEQVGAPDRVDVLPPFAGG; encoded by the coding sequence ATGACGACGACCGACCCGGACCGCACGACGCCTGCCACGACGCCTGCGCGCGTCGTCGAGGTGCGCTACTTCGCGGCGGCCGCCGAGGCGGCCGGCTGCGACGCCGAGCAGGTGGACGTGCCCGCCGGCACGACTGTCGGCGGCCTGCTGGACGCCCTGGTCGCCCGCCACGGCCCGGCGCTGCGCGACGTGGCCGCGCGGTGCGCGCTGCTCGTGGACGGCGTCCTGCACCGCGACCGCGACGAGCAGGTCGGCGCACCCGACCGCGTGGACGTGCTGCCGCCGTTCGCGGGCGGCTGA
- the moaA gene encoding GTP 3',8-cyclase MoaA, with protein sequence MRAVSAAGAAAPRGGGLVDRYGRVATDLRVSLTDRCNLRCTYCMPAEGLPWAPDDTVLTDAEVVRLVRVGVEHLGVREVRFTGGEPLLRRGLEGIVAATSALRTHDGVAVRTALTTNGLGLDKRAASLAGAGLGRVNVSLDSLDPQRFAVIARRDRHADVLAGLAAAVSAGLAPVKVNAVLVRGVNDDEAVPLLTWALAHGYHLRFIEQMPLGPHGSWVREDMVTAREILDALCAAFELDAEPDGTRGAAPAETWRVRGYPGATVGVIGSVTRPFCGACDRTRLTADGQVRSCLFSREEDDLRGLLRGGADDAALAAAWRTAMWGKAAGHGIDDPTFLQPPRTMSAIGG encoded by the coding sequence ATGCGAGCCGTGAGCGCCGCCGGTGCCGCGGCGCCGCGCGGAGGGGGCCTGGTCGACCGCTACGGGCGGGTGGCGACCGACCTGCGCGTGTCGTTGACCGACCGCTGCAACCTGCGCTGCACCTACTGCATGCCGGCCGAGGGTCTCCCGTGGGCGCCGGACGACACGGTGCTCACCGACGCGGAGGTCGTCCGGCTGGTGCGCGTCGGCGTGGAGCACCTGGGCGTCCGGGAGGTCCGCTTCACGGGCGGCGAGCCGCTGCTGAGGCGCGGCCTGGAGGGCATCGTCGCGGCGACGTCGGCGCTGCGCACCCACGACGGCGTCGCGGTCCGCACCGCGCTGACCACCAACGGCCTGGGGCTCGACAAGCGGGCGGCGTCGCTCGCGGGCGCCGGGCTGGGCAGGGTCAACGTGTCGCTCGACTCGCTCGACCCGCAGCGGTTCGCCGTGATCGCCCGCCGGGACCGGCACGCCGACGTGCTCGCAGGGCTCGCCGCCGCGGTGTCCGCAGGGCTCGCACCCGTGAAGGTCAACGCCGTCCTGGTCCGCGGCGTCAACGACGACGAGGCCGTCCCGCTGCTCACGTGGGCGCTCGCGCACGGGTACCACCTGCGCTTCATCGAGCAGATGCCGCTCGGCCCGCACGGGTCGTGGGTGCGCGAGGACATGGTGACGGCGCGCGAGATCCTCGACGCGCTGTGCGCGGCCTTCGAGCTGGACGCCGAGCCGGACGGCACGCGGGGCGCCGCACCCGCCGAGACCTGGCGGGTGCGTGGGTACCCCGGTGCGACGGTGGGCGTCATCGGGTCGGTGACGCGGCCGTTCTGCGGCGCCTGCGACCGGACGCGCCTGACCGCCGACGGGCAGGTCCGCAGCTGCCTGTTCTCGCGCGAGGAGGACGACCTGCGCGGCCTGCTGCGCGGCGGGGCCGACGACGCCGCGCTCGCCGCGGCGTGGCGGACGGCCATGTGGGGCAAGGCCGCCGGGCACGGCATCGACGACCCCACGTTCCTGCAGCCGCCGAGGACCATGAGCGCGATCGGAGGGTGA
- a CDS encoding molybdopterin molybdotransferase MoeA, which produces MADVLAGAGLPVRTVRTLDEHAAAVLALAGPLAPVRVRLADARGRALAVDVRSAVDLPPWESSAMDGYAVRAADLHVGAVLDVADDVPAGDTRVVRVPAGAVVRIMTGAPVPDGADTVLPVELTDGGTRRVRIDGVVAAGAHVRRRGEDVGTGDVVLRAGDVLGPGAIGLLAATGHAHVEVHAAPRVAVLSTGSELVAPGVPLRHGQIHESNGPQLAAAAAAAGAEVVDVRCVTDDVDAVRAALNDLGARADVVVTTGGVSVGAYDVVRDALLADGTGELVHVRMQPGKPQAVGALADGTPVLALPGNPVSSFVSFEVFVRPLLRRMLGARDVHRRTLSAAAAEDLRSPAGRRQLLRARLDWTGGAPVAVPVGGPGSHLLGALARADALIDVPQDVTHVAAGDPVAVIDLREHDA; this is translated from the coding sequence ATGGCCGACGTCCTCGCCGGTGCCGGGCTGCCGGTCCGTACCGTCCGCACGCTCGACGAGCACGCCGCCGCGGTCCTCGCGCTCGCCGGCCCGCTGGCGCCGGTGCGCGTGCGCCTGGCCGACGCCCGGGGGCGCGCGCTCGCGGTCGACGTGCGCAGCGCGGTCGACCTGCCGCCGTGGGAGAGCTCGGCGATGGACGGGTACGCGGTGCGTGCCGCGGACCTGCACGTCGGCGCGGTGCTCGACGTCGCCGACGACGTGCCCGCGGGCGACACGCGGGTCGTGCGCGTCCCGGCGGGCGCCGTCGTGCGGATCATGACCGGTGCACCCGTGCCCGACGGCGCCGACACGGTGCTGCCCGTCGAGCTGACGGACGGCGGCACCCGACGCGTGCGGATCGACGGCGTCGTGGCCGCGGGCGCGCACGTGCGCCGCCGCGGCGAGGACGTCGGCACCGGGGACGTCGTGCTGCGCGCCGGCGACGTCCTGGGGCCCGGTGCGATCGGCCTGCTGGCCGCCACGGGGCACGCGCACGTGGAGGTGCACGCCGCGCCGCGCGTGGCGGTGCTCTCGACGGGCTCCGAGCTCGTCGCGCCCGGCGTCCCGCTGCGGCACGGCCAGATCCACGAGTCGAACGGCCCCCAGCTGGCGGCCGCGGCCGCGGCGGCGGGCGCCGAGGTCGTCGACGTGCGCTGCGTGACGGACGACGTCGACGCCGTGCGCGCGGCGCTGAACGACCTCGGGGCGCGGGCGGACGTCGTCGTGACCACGGGCGGGGTGTCCGTGGGTGCGTACGACGTGGTCCGCGACGCGCTGCTGGCGGACGGCACGGGTGAGCTCGTGCACGTGCGGATGCAGCCGGGCAAGCCGCAGGCCGTCGGCGCGCTCGCCGACGGCACGCCCGTGCTCGCACTGCCCGGCAACCCCGTCAGCTCGTTCGTGTCGTTCGAGGTGTTCGTCCGTCCGCTGCTGCGGCGGATGCTCGGGGCGCGCGACGTGCACCGCCGCACGCTGTCCGCCGCCGCCGCGGAGGACCTGCGCTCGCCCGCGGGGCGCCGCCAGCTGCTGCGGGCGCGGCTGGACTGGACCGGGGGTGCACCCGTCGCGGTGCCGGTCGGCGGCCCCGGCTCGCACCTGCTCGGCGCGCTCGCCCGCGCGGACGCGCTGATCGACGTCCCGCAGGACGTCACGCACGTGGCCGCGGGCGACCCCGTGGCCGTCATCGACCTGAGGGAGCACGACGCGTGA
- the moaC gene encoding cyclic pyranopterin monophosphate synthase MoaC yields the protein MNEPDRLTHVDAQGAAHMVDVADKAVTVRSARATGRLVTTPQVVALLRGEGVPKGDALAVARIAGIQAAKRTPDLVPLCHPIAIHGVSVDLEVVDDGVTIDARVRTADRTGVEMEALTCVAAAGLTLVDMVKAVDRGAHLTDLRVEEKSGGRSGTWTRG from the coding sequence GTGAACGAGCCGGACCGCCTGACCCACGTCGACGCGCAGGGGGCGGCGCACATGGTCGACGTGGCCGACAAGGCCGTGACCGTCCGCAGCGCCCGCGCCACCGGTCGCCTCGTGACGACCCCGCAGGTCGTGGCGCTGCTGCGCGGCGAGGGCGTGCCGAAGGGCGACGCGCTCGCGGTGGCGCGCATCGCGGGGATCCAGGCGGCCAAGCGCACGCCCGACCTCGTGCCCCTGTGCCACCCGATCGCGATCCACGGCGTGAGCGTCGACCTCGAGGTCGTCGACGACGGCGTGACGATCGACGCGCGCGTGCGCACGGCCGACCGCACCGGCGTCGAGATGGAGGCGCTGACCTGCGTGGCGGCCGCCGGGCTCACCCTCGTGGACATGGTCAAGGCCGTCGACCGCGGTGCCCACCTCACCGACCTGCGCGTCGAGGAGAAGTCGGGCGGCCGCAGCGGGACGTGGACGCGTGGCTGA
- a CDS encoding MogA/MoaB family molybdenum cofactor biosynthesis protein, which produces MADAPGPGDAPGVPAPGRRAVVVTASDRAAAGTYADRSGPVLVAGLRALGLRVDDPVVVPDGAPVEQALRDAVAAGVALVVTTGGTGLGPRDATPEATLAVLDRRVPGIAEALRADAVRRGVAAGVLSRGVAGVAGRTLVVNVAGSVGAARDALEVLAPVLPHALAQVAGGDHPG; this is translated from the coding sequence GTGGCTGACGCGCCCGGCCCGGGCGACGCGCCGGGCGTGCCGGCCCCGGGGCGCCGTGCGGTCGTCGTGACGGCGTCGGACCGTGCAGCGGCCGGTACGTACGCCGACCGCTCGGGCCCGGTGCTCGTCGCCGGCCTGCGCGCGCTCGGGCTGCGGGTGGACGACCCCGTGGTCGTGCCGGACGGCGCACCCGTCGAGCAGGCGCTGCGCGACGCGGTCGCGGCGGGCGTGGCGCTCGTCGTCACCACCGGCGGGACGGGCCTCGGCCCCCGGGACGCCACGCCCGAGGCGACGCTCGCGGTGCTGGACCGCCGGGTGCCGGGCATCGCCGAGGCGCTGCGCGCGGACGCCGTGCGCCGCGGTGTCGCGGCCGGAGTGCTGTCACGCGGCGTCGCCGGCGTGGCGGGACGCACCCTGGTCGTCAACGTCGCCGGGTCGGTCGGTGCCGCGCGGGACGCGCTCGAGGTGCTCGCGCCCGTGCTGCCCCACGCGCTGGCGCAGGTCGCGGGCGGGGACCACCCGGGCTGA
- a CDS encoding ThiF family adenylyltransferase → MSAPLPPLVAPGPPLTAGQVARYARHLALAEVGEAGQRRLLAARVLVLGAGGLGSPVLLYLAAAGVGTLGVLDDDVVEASNLQRQVVHGTADVGRRKVDSAAAAVRALDPATDVRTHDVRLAPHNARDLLSGYDVVVDGTDNFATRYLVNDVCAELGLPWVWGSLQRGHAQVSTFWSAPPTGDGVDLRDVFGAPPPDGSVPSCAVDGVLGAVCAAAGAAMALEVVKLVCGTGRTLLGRVAVHDAFAGTWQDVPVRRRTPGPSAAAAADRPARATPSAAPGDAADDAGELVRLLETRGGDVDVVDLRDAVEAAGAPLPGARHVPFARFVDEATLAELDPERPLVLLCRAGARSAHAAALARAAGVRDVRHVPGGAAAWARLTAAHGS, encoded by the coding sequence GTGAGCGCCCCGCTGCCGCCGCTGGTGGCCCCGGGCCCGCCGCTCACGGCGGGCCAGGTGGCGCGCTACGCGCGGCACCTGGCGCTCGCGGAGGTCGGTGAGGCGGGGCAGCGTCGCCTGCTCGCGGCGCGTGTGCTCGTCCTCGGCGCCGGCGGCCTGGGCTCGCCCGTCCTGCTGTACCTCGCGGCAGCCGGCGTGGGCACGCTGGGCGTCCTCGACGACGACGTGGTCGAGGCGTCCAACCTGCAGCGCCAGGTCGTGCACGGCACCGCGGACGTGGGCCGGCGCAAGGTCGACTCCGCGGCCGCGGCCGTGCGGGCGCTGGACCCGGCGACCGACGTCCGGACGCACGACGTGCGGCTGGCCCCTCACAACGCCCGGGACCTGCTGTCCGGCTACGACGTCGTCGTCGACGGCACGGACAACTTCGCGACCCGCTACCTCGTCAACGACGTGTGCGCGGAGCTGGGCCTGCCCTGGGTGTGGGGGTCGCTGCAGCGGGGCCACGCCCAGGTCAGCACGTTCTGGTCCGCCCCGCCGACGGGTGACGGTGTCGACCTGCGCGACGTGTTCGGCGCCCCGCCGCCCGACGGCTCGGTGCCGTCGTGCGCCGTCGACGGCGTGCTCGGGGCCGTGTGCGCCGCCGCGGGCGCGGCGATGGCCCTCGAGGTCGTCAAGCTCGTGTGCGGCACCGGGCGCACGCTGCTGGGGCGGGTCGCCGTCCACGACGCGTTCGCGGGCACGTGGCAGGACGTCCCGGTGCGCCGCCGCACCCCCGGCCCGTCCGCGGCCGCGGCGGCGGACCGCCCGGCCCGCGCGACGCCGTCCGCCGCCCCGGGCGACGCGGCGGACGACGCGGGCGAGCTGGTGCGGCTCCTGGAGACGCGGGGTGGTGACGTCGACGTCGTCGACCTGCGCGACGCCGTCGAGGCCGCCGGGGCGCCGCTGCCGGGCGCGCGGCACGTGCCGTTCGCCCGCTTCGTCGACGAGGCCACGCTGGCGGAGCTCGACCCCGAGCGGCCGCTGGTGCTGCTGTGCCGGGCGGGTGCGCGCTCGGCGCACGCGGCGGCGCTCGCCCGCGCCGCCGGGGTGCGCGACGTCCGCCACGTCCCCGGAGGTGCCGCCGCCTGGGCGCGCCTGACCGCGGCGCACGGCAGCTGA
- a CDS encoding cupin, giving the protein MTDLQTTAAELLAAARTDPHGRSAQLVVHDGELRQTVLALVAGARLGEHSSPPAASLQALSGRVRVEVGDEVQQEVAAGELWELTHERHAVVALEDSVVLLTTVTGVATRPHG; this is encoded by the coding sequence ATGACCGATCTGCAGACCACCGCCGCCGAGCTGCTCGCCGCCGCCCGCACGGACCCGCACGGCCGCAGCGCCCAGCTGGTCGTGCACGACGGCGAGCTGCGCCAGACCGTCCTCGCGCTCGTCGCCGGAGCCCGGCTCGGGGAGCACTCGTCCCCGCCCGCGGCCAGCCTGCAGGCGCTGAGCGGGCGGGTGCGCGTCGAGGTCGGGGACGAGGTGCAGCAGGAGGTCGCCGCCGGCGAGCTGTGGGAGCTCACGCACGAGCGGCACGCGGTGGTGGCGCTCGAGGACAGCGTGGTGCTGCTGACCACCGTGACGGGCGTCGCGACGAGGCCGCACGGGTGA